GGTGAGGGCCACCGGCTTCACGCCATAACGGTCGAGCCCCACGCCGACCGGGATCATCGCGACCGCGAAGGCCGCGGGGAAGGCGCTGGTGATGGCGGCCAGCGTCTCCGCGCTGATCGCGAGGTCGCGCGTCAGCACATCGGTCGCGACGGCGGGCAGGGTGCGGACGGCGTTGGAAAACACATGGCCCAGCGTCAGGGCCAGCAGCGGAACGGCGATGGGATTCAATTGCGGAACATCTTGCCCGGATTGAGGATGCCCTTGGGGTCCAGCGTGGTCTTCAGGCTCCGCATCACGGCGATCGCCTCCATCCCGTGTTCCGTCTCCAGGAATTCCCGCTTGCCGAGGCCGATGCCGTGCTCGCCCGAGCAGGTGCCGCCCAGGTCGAGCGCGCGCTGCACGATCTTCCGGTCGAGCGCCCAGGCGCGCTCCATCTCATCGGCGTTGTTTTCCTCGACCAGGATGATGGTGTGGAAATTGCCGTCGCCGACATGGCCGACGATGGGCGCCTCGAAACCGCTCGCCTCGATATCGGCCTTCGCACCCAGCAGCGCCTCGGCGAGGCGGGAGATGGGGACGCAGACATCGGTGGTGATGCCGCGCTTGCCGGGGCGATAGGCGATGCCGGCCCAATAGGCGTCATGCCGCGCCTTCCAGAGCCGGTTGCGCGTCTCCGCCTCGCGCGCCCAGGCGAAGCCGGAACCGTTGTGGTCGGCGGTGATGGCCTCCACGGCGCTGGCCTGCTCGGTCACGCCCGCCTCGGTGCCGTGGAATTCGAGGAAGAGCGTGGGGACGGGCGCATAGCCCTCCAGCTTGGAATAGGCGATGCAGGCGGCCATCTGGACTTCGTCCAGCAGCTCGATCCGCGCCACGGGAATGCCGAGCTGCATGACGGTGATGACGCTGTTCACCGCGTCCGCCAGCGTCGGGAACTGGCAGACCGCCGCGCTGGTGGCTTCGGGAATGCCATGCAGGCGCAGGCGGATCCTGGTGATGACGCCGAGCGTGCCCTCGCTGCCGATGAAGAGGCGCGTCAGGTCGTAGCCATTGGCGCCCTTGCGCGTGCGCCCGCCGGTGTGGATCACGCGCCCATCGGCCAGCACGACCTCGAGGCCCAGCACGTTCTCGCGGATGGTGCCGTATCTCACGGCATTGGTGCCGCTCGCGCGCGTCGCGCACATGCCGCCGATGGTGCAGACCGAGCCCGGATCCACCGGGAAGA
This region of Sediminicoccus rosea genomic DNA includes:
- a CDS encoding FAD-binding oxidoreductase produces the protein MNSFSPPSSLGPVDAVIAALRALLGDRLSTNDAIRQQHGRGEDTTTPTLPDAVAFAKTTAEVSEILRLCHQHEVPVTPFGAGTSLEGHVNPVRAGITLDLSHMTGILEVNAEDMDCLIEPGVTRQQLNEFLRDQGLFFPVDPGSVCTIGGMCATRASGTNAVRYGTIRENVLGLEVVLADGRVIHTGGRTRKGANGYDLTRLFIGSEGTLGVITRIRLRLHGIPEATSAAVCQFPTLADAVNSVITVMQLGIPVARIELLDEVQMAACIAYSKLEGYAPVPTLFLEFHGTEAGVTEQASAVEAITADHNGSGFAWAREAETRNRLWKARHDAYWAGIAYRPGKRGITTDVCVPISRLAEALLGAKADIEASGFEAPIVGHVGDGNFHTIILVEENNADEMERAWALDRKIVQRALDLGGTCSGEHGIGLGKREFLETEHGMEAIAVMRSLKTTLDPKGILNPGKMFRN